In one window of Thermoanaerobaculum aquaticum DNA:
- the dtd gene encoding D-aminoacyl-tRNA deacylase produces MKAVIQRVSRAEVRVGGQRVAEIGRGLLVLVAVEKGDGPEVVAKAAERFATLRVFEDENGKMNLSLGEVGGSVLLVSQFTLAGSIARGRRPSFDGAAPPEVARPLLESLAAAIQAHGVPVSTGVFGAHMEVELVNDGPVTLIWESKPAAG; encoded by the coding sequence GTGAAAGCGGTCATCCAGAGGGTTTCCCGGGCGGAAGTGCGGGTAGGCGGGCAAAGAGTTGCGGAAATTGGCAGGGGGTTGTTGGTTCTGGTGGCGGTGGAAAAAGGGGACGGCCCGGAAGTCGTCGCTAAGGCCGCCGAGCGCTTTGCAACCTTGCGGGTTTTTGAGGACGAGAACGGCAAGATGAACCTTTCCCTTGGGGAAGTGGGGGGCAGTGTGCTTTTGGTTTCGCAGTTCACCCTGGCAGGCTCCATTGCCCGGGGGCGCCGCCCCTCCTTTGATGGTGCCGCCCCACCGGAGGTGGCCCGGCCGCTTTTGGAGTCTTTAGCCGCAGCTATCCAAGCCCACGGTGTACCGGTGAGCACCGGTGTGTTTGGCGCCCACATGGAGGTGGAGCTGGTGAACGACGGGCCGGTGACGCTCATTTGGGAAAGCAAACCGGCTGCAGGCTAA
- a CDS encoding site-2 protease family protein translates to MADQHVEILAPDGALLRVLRPQPPRHSPGRLLLHLALFLATLATTSTVGGLMFASSEVELRLASKGFSGFSLFWRLITDREVLTAGLAFSLPLMAILLAHEMGHYVACRRHYLDATLPFFIPVPFGIGTMGAFIRIRSPLMTKRELVDVGASGPIAGFVLTLPVLVWGILQSQVVHELPKGGYLVFGEPILFKLLSRMIYPELAQGADLLLHPTAYAAWIGLLVTALNLLPFGQLDGGHITYAALGRIHRLVAWPLLVVLVLLGFKWTGWWVWAMVALVMGVRHPWVPGEDDPFPEDRRWVVVASWVIFLLSFTPEPIKVVP, encoded by the coding sequence GTGGCCGATCAACATGTGGAAATCCTGGCACCGGATGGTGCCCTGCTCAGGGTCTTAAGGCCGCAACCCCCGCGCCATTCCCCTGGGCGCTTGCTTTTGCACCTGGCGTTGTTTTTGGCGACCCTGGCCACCACCTCCACCGTTGGCGGCCTGATGTTTGCCTCCAGCGAGGTGGAGCTTCGTCTGGCGAGCAAGGGGTTTTCGGGCTTTTCGCTGTTCTGGCGCCTTATCACCGACCGTGAGGTGTTAACCGCTGGACTGGCCTTTTCCCTGCCCCTCATGGCCATCCTCCTGGCCCACGAAATGGGACACTACGTGGCCTGCCGCCGCCACTACCTGGACGCCACCTTGCCGTTCTTTATCCCGGTGCCCTTCGGCATTGGCACCATGGGGGCCTTCATCCGCATCCGCTCGCCGCTCATGACCAAAAGGGAGCTGGTGGACGTGGGTGCTTCCGGCCCCATTGCCGGTTTTGTCTTGACCCTGCCGGTGCTGGTCTGGGGCATCCTGCAATCCCAGGTGGTGCACGAGCTGCCCAAGGGCGGCTACTTGGTTTTCGGTGAGCCCATCCTGTTTAAGCTTCTCTCCCGGATGATCTACCCGGAGCTGGCGCAGGGCGCCGATTTGCTCCTCCACCCCACCGCTTACGCCGCTTGGATTGGCCTTCTGGTCACGGCTCTAAACCTTTTGCCCTTTGGCCAACTGGACGGGGGGCACATCACCTACGCTGCATTGGGACGGATTCACCGCCTGGTGGCCTGGCCGCTTCTGGTGGTTTTGGTGCTCCTGGGCTTTAAGTGGACGGGCTGGTGGGTTTGGGCCATGGTGGCCCTGGTCATGGGCGTTCGTCACCCCTGGGTGCCCGGAGAGGACGACCCTTTCCCCGAAGACCGTAGGTGGGTGGTGGTCGCGAGCTGGGTCATTTTCCTTTTGAGCTTTACCCCCGAACCCATCAAGGTAGTGCCTTAG
- a CDS encoding HU family DNA-binding protein yields the protein MIKADLVKAVRETVDLPQGKAAEVVDAIFESMRQALVRGERIELRGFGVFLVKERKRGVGRNPRTGQEVPIPPGKTVRFKPGKALRELG from the coding sequence ATGATCAAAGCGGACCTCGTGAAGGCAGTGAGGGAAACCGTTGACTTGCCCCAGGGAAAAGCGGCCGAGGTTGTGGACGCAATTTTCGAAAGCATGAGGCAAGCGCTGGTGCGGGGAGAACGCATTGAGCTGCGTGGCTTTGGCGTTTTCCTGGTGAAGGAGCGCAAGCGTGGGGTGGGGCGGAACCCGCGTACCGGGCAGGAGGTCCCGATCCCTCCCGGAAAGACCGTCCGCTTTAAGCCGGGGAAGGCCCTCCGCGAGTTAGGCTAG